The genomic DNA TTATCTGAACCATATTTAGACATAGCTTCTGCATAAGTCATCTTAGGAAGTGGAAGTGCCAATTCTACATCTAAAACTTCTTTAAATATCGCTTCAAGCAAACCTTCAATCATACTCATAACATCTTCTTGCTCAACAAAAGACATTTCGCAGTCTATTTGTGTAAACTCTGGTTGTCTATCTGCTCTTAAGTCTTCATCTCTAAAGCATTTAACTATTTGGAAATATCTATCCATACCACTTACCATCAATAATTGTTTATATAATTGTGGTGATTGTGGTAATGCGTAAAATTTTCCTGGATTAACTCTACTTGGTACTAGATAATCTCTTGCTCCTTCTGGTGTTGGAGCTATTAAAAATGGTGTTTCTATTTCGCAAAATCTATTGTTTGATAAGTAATTTCTTGTAATATTCATTACTTTATGTCTTAATTTTAAATTTCTTTGCATAGATGGTTTTCTTAAATCTAAGTATCTATATTTTAATCTTAGTGCTTCAGAAACATCATCATCATCTTTTATATAAATAGGCGGAGTTTCTGACTTGTTTAAAAGTCTAAGTTCAGTTGCAAATATTTCTATATCACCAGTTGGCATATTAGGGTTTTTAGATTGTCTTTCGCATACTTTTCCTTTTACAGCTATTACAAATTCAGCCCCTAATTTTTCAGCTTTTTCAAAAGCTTCTTTATCTACATCTGTATCAAAAACTATTTGACATAATCCACTTGTATCTCTTAAATCAACAAATACAAGACCACCTAAATTTCTTTTTTTCTGTACCCATCCCATAAGTACAACTTCTTCATTTATGTTTTTTTCTCTCAACTCTCCACAGTAGTGAGTTCTCTTTAAACCCTTTAAAGTTTCCAAGATACTACCTCCATTTTATTTAATTTTAATGCTATATATTTATCTAATACACAAAACATCATACTTTCTTATTTTACAGCTTTTGCTTTAATTCTTCAACTAATGTACTTAATTTTACAGTAGTTTGCTCTGATGTTTTCATATTTTTTAATGTCGCAGTGTCATTTTTAAGTTCATCATCTCCAATTACTATTGTAAATTTTGAATTTATTTTATCTGAATATTTAAATTGTGCTTTAACACTTCTCTCTATATGGTCTTTATCTGCACTTATATGATTTTGTCTCAAGTCTTTTAACAATTTAAAGCTTCTTGTATTTGCTTCTTCACCTATAGTTACTATAAATATATCCGTAGATTGAGGGTTTTCTATTTCAATTCCATTACCTTCAAGTGTAAGTAAAAGTCTTTCAATTCCTAGTCCAAACCCAATTCCACTTATACCTTTTGGTCCTCCTAATTGTTCAACAAGACCATCATATCTTCCTCCACCACATACAGTACTTTGAGCTCCTATATCATTAGATATAATTTCAAAAGCAGTTTTTCTATAGTAATCTAAGCCTCTAACTATTGTTTTATCAATTACAAAGTTTATATTCATTTCCTTTAAGTATTCTTGAAGTTTATCAAAGTGAGATTTACAATCATCACACAAATGGTCTGCAATAAATGGTATATCTTTGATATTTTCTTTACATGTAGGATTTTTACAGTCTATAACCCTCATTGGATTTTTTTCTCTTCTCTCATTGCAAGTATCACACAATATATCAGCTTTTGAGTCAAGATACTCTTTTAATAAAGCATTGTATTCTTTTCTACAAACTGGACAGCCAACTGAATTTATACTCACTACCAAATCATTTAATCCAACTTCATTAAAAAATTGAACAGCTAGTGCGATTATTTCAGCATCCATTGAAGGAGTATCACTTCCAAGTGCTTCTATTCCAAATTGGTGAAATTGTCTTTGTCTACCAGCTTGTGGTCTTTCATATCTAAAACAAGGTGTCACATAAAATAATTTTGTTGGTTGAGTATCTGCATATAATTTATTTTCTATAAATGCTCTTACTACACCTGCTGTACCTTCTGGCTTTAGGGTAATTTCTCTATCACCTTTATCTTTAAAAGAATACATTTCTTTTTGAACTATATCTGTAGTATCTCCAACACTTCTCTTGAAAAGTTCTGTATGTTCAAATATAGGTGTTACCATTTCTTCATATCCATATAAAGCACATATTTCTCTAAATTTATTTTCTACATAACGCCATTTGTAAGCCTCTTTTGGAGTTATGTCTTTAGTTCCTCTAGGAGCTTTAGTCAACATTTTTATATACCTCTTCTTTCTTCCTTTTTATCATTTCATCTACTCTTTCAATGTATTGTTCAACATTTTTTACATTTTCTACTCTTTCAATTCTATCTTCATCTACATAAACAAATTTCGATATAGCACCTGCACCTAATGCATAGTTACTTTGTTTTTCTTCCATAATCTGTATATTATAAATGCACTCATATCCTTCTTTAGCATAACCTATATTTTCTAAATTTCCCAACATATGTTTTTGTCTGTACATATAATATGGATTTAATCCCATATCTTTTGCATATTTCATTGATAAATCTATCATTTTTACCATTTCTTCATATTGTGTTAGATGTTCTTTATACCTATCCATATTTATATTTAAGTTGGATGCTCTCTTTATGGCTAATGTATGAACTGTAAGGCTTTCAGGAGAAAGTTTTTTTATCTCCTCCAATGTATTCTTTACCATATTTAAATCTTCATCTATAAGACCTAAAATTATATCCATATTTATATTATCAAATCCCATTCTACGAGCCATATTAAAGCAATCTACTAAATCAGATACTCTATGCTCTCTTCCAATCTTTACTAAAGTATCATCATTCATAGTTTGAGGATTTATACTAATTCTACTAACATTGTGTTTTTTTAACACTCTTAGTTTTTGTTCTGTAATAGTGTCAGGTCTACCTGCTTCTACAGTAAATTCTTTAATTTTACTTAAATCTAATTCATTGAACAATGAATTTATAAGCAAATCCAATTCTTCCTCATCAAGTGTAGTTGGAGTTCCACCACCAATATATAGAGTTTCAACTTCTTTCTTAGTCTCCTTAATAACTTTGGCAAACCCCTTAATTTCTTCAATCAATTTATAAACATATTCTCTTTTTAAATGTCCAAATTGTTTTAATGAATTTGAAGGAAATGAACAATATACACATCTAGTTGGACAAAATGGAATACTTACATAAAGAGAAATTTTATTTTTATCTATAGGATACATAAATAATCGCTCTCTTTTAGCTATTTCAAGAGCTAAATCTATTTTCTCATCTATTATAAAATAATTATCTTTTAGAATGGTTCTTATGCTATTATCATCTAGCTTTTTATCCATTAAATTGTGGACAATTTTGACTGGTCTAATACCAGTCAAAATTCCCCATGGTACATAAGAATTAAATACTTGTTTAAGCACTAAAAACATGCTTTTTTTGATATTTTCTTTACACAGCTTTTTAAAGTTCCTCTTACTTTCACTATCTAGGCTATTAAGAAATTCTTCAATCGTTTTGCTACTATCAAATCCATCTAAAAATTCAAGATTCATATTTTTTATATTCTGTATTGACTCATACTTTAAGTTTCCATTTTCATAGTATTCAGTACTTGAGAATAATACACCATTCTCATAAATCAATCTATTTATTAAATGCTTTGACTCTATATTATTGTTAGCATTAGAGTCTTTAAACTTAAATTCACTGGTAAACAATTTTATAAGTTCTGCTACTTCATACTTATAATCATGTCCTTTTAAAAAAACATACAACATCAACTTAACTCCTTCTATTTAACAGTAGAAGAACCCCCTCACTAATATAGTTATTAAATATTTTATACTTTTTTAAATACTAATATAAAATTACATGTAAGGATTTGTCTTCTTTTCAACCCCTAGAGTACTGGTTGGTCCATGTCCAGGATATACTCTAACAGCATCTTCATATTTGCATAATTTCTTAAGTGATTTTTCCATTTGGTTAAAATCCCCACTATATAAATCAGTTCTACCAATACTTCCAGCAAACAAAGTATCTCCTGTGAACATTTCATCTTCAACTCTTATACACATACATCCTTGAGTATGTCCTGGAGTATGCAAGAAAGTCATTTTTAATTCACCAAGTTCAAGCTTGTCTTTATCATTCACATAGATATCTGCATCAAACTCTTGCGCTCCACATCTCATTGTATAACTTAGATTTTTATTTTTATCATTTAATAATTCTTTTTCATCAACATGTGCAACTACTTTAGCACCAGTTTTTTCTTTAATATCCTTAACATATCCTATATGGTCTCCATGCCCATGAGTAAGGATAATATATTCAATATTTAATTCATTTTCTTTTACAAAACTTAATGTCTCTACTAAACTTCCACCTGGGTCTATAACTGCACATTTTTTAGTCTTTTCATCACCTAATACATAAGTATTTACTCCAAAATAACTATCTACAAATTTTTTTATAATCATTAAAGTTTTCCCCCTTAAAAAGATTTACTTGAGTCTAATAGTATTGTTACTGGACCATCATTAGTTAACTCTACCATCATATGAGCTGCAAATTGACCTGTACCAACTGTCACACCTTTATCTTTTGCTTTTTTTACAAATTCTTCATAAAGGTTATTTGCAAGTTCTGGTC from Clostridioides difficile ATCC 9689 = DSM 1296 includes the following:
- a CDS encoding MBL fold metallo-hydrolase gives rise to the protein MIIKKFVDSYFGVNTYVLGDEKTKKCAVIDPGGSLVETLSFVKENELNIEYIILTHGHGDHIGYVKDIKEKTGAKVVAHVDEKELLNDKNKNLSYTMRCGAQEFDADIYVNDKDKLELGELKMTFLHTPGHTQGCMCIRVEDEMFTGDTLFAGSIGRTDLYSGDFNQMEKSLKKLCKYEDAVRVYPGHGPTSTLGVEKKTNPYM
- a CDS encoding coproporphyrinogen III oxidase, coding for MLYVFLKGHDYKYEVAELIKLFTSEFKFKDSNANNNIESKHLINRLIYENGVLFSSTEYYENGNLKYESIQNIKNMNLEFLDGFDSSKTIEEFLNSLDSESKRNFKKLCKENIKKSMFLVLKQVFNSYVPWGILTGIRPVKIVHNLMDKKLDDNSIRTILKDNYFIIDEKIDLALEIAKRERLFMYPIDKNKISLYVSIPFCPTRCVYCSFPSNSLKQFGHLKREYVYKLIEEIKGFAKVIKETKKEVETLYIGGGTPTTLDEEELDLLINSLFNELDLSKIKEFTVEAGRPDTITEQKLRVLKKHNVSRISINPQTMNDDTLVKIGREHRVSDLVDCFNMARRMGFDNINMDIILGLIDEDLNMVKNTLEEIKKLSPESLTVHTLAIKRASNLNINMDRYKEHLTQYEEMVKMIDLSMKYAKDMGLNPYYMYRQKHMLGNLENIGYAKEGYECIYNIQIMEEKQSNYALGAGAISKFVYVDEDRIERVENVKNVEQYIERVDEMIKRKKEEVYKNVD
- the hisS gene encoding histidine--tRNA ligase; this translates as MLTKAPRGTKDITPKEAYKWRYVENKFREICALYGYEEMVTPIFEHTELFKRSVGDTTDIVQKEMYSFKDKGDREITLKPEGTAGVVRAFIENKLYADTQPTKLFYVTPCFRYERPQAGRQRQFHQFGIEALGSDTPSMDAEIIALAVQFFNEVGLNDLVVSINSVGCPVCRKEYNALLKEYLDSKADILCDTCNERREKNPMRVIDCKNPTCKENIKDIPFIADHLCDDCKSHFDKLQEYLKEMNINFVIDKTIVRGLDYYRKTAFEIISNDIGAQSTVCGGGRYDGLVEQLGGPKGISGIGFGLGIERLLLTLEGNGIEIENPQSTDIFIVTIGEEANTRSFKLLKDLRQNHISADKDHIERSVKAQFKYSDKINSKFTIVIGDDELKNDTATLKNMKTSEQTTVKLSTLVEELKQKL